From Eremothecium sinecaudum strain ATCC 58844 chromosome V, complete sequence, a single genomic window includes:
- the SGO1 gene encoding Sgo1p (Syntenic homolog of Ashbya gossypii ADR218W; Syntenic homolog of Saccharomyces cerevisiae YOR073W (SGO1)), whose translation MARSSKKASAKAKNNVNQEYLDLINLQKQQFEQLRCNYAQQNAQLAKSNSLLMIKITDLETKISELIQENVQLRNKLSVTELRFKERLNNCFNVLEDGAFQRFEEVLNLFVVLREQQGLQVNGTLLKQNISKRPQIGEKRSLSPKVVEFNVPTYENEVSANRCDENLELTADEVLPLKKKRRKSSRRESLFIASDFDFSNDSFENALKDFETPKPNKANRQTSNEESTSKADNGTSGVDEEDSANLRNDTEEGNTSATSTGAPATVNNNDSNQKEENLDVNNRNNEDNENRKENGSEEANENNEHNTDKNEENQQDEAANFTHSIIEYFIPEECDDEVLDTTNSSRSKLEIFHDSSNGSSTETKIINGTEPHNKLSPSQPSFVQIPVSSQSKIKHSMKPRRSNQKKIVDEVMPQNGYSDDTQRPRRTRGKAVDYKWPSLRAKMRRPTDELVDATTVTDIHELQVPSNRKLKKSRTDSDLSDGEEDIASIAQEENINKIPIALQEPEIIDKTNSPSAHNIPSNLAETNAIDKPIRKPMLLKDITNKQPAVQKTKKLLSKKVVADNVNDENSYFLEDSSINSFRLNEDDLSVFDLISDMKCSNLPKTHRAKARAERQEIKKSSAVVYNK comes from the coding sequence ATGGCGAGGTCTTCTAAGAAAGCTTCTGCGAAAGCTAAGAATAATGTAAATCAGGAATACCTTGATTTGATAAATCTACAAAAACAACAATTTGAGCAACTACGATGTAACTACGCTCAGCAGAATGCACAGTTGGCAAAGTCAAATTCACTATTAATGATTAAAATTACAGATCTGGAGACGAAAATTAGTGAATTAATTCAAGAAAATGTCCAACTGCGCAACAAGTTATCTGTTACGGAACTGAGATTTAAAGAGCGATTAAACAACTGTTTTAATGTTTTAGAAGATGGTGCTTTTCAAAGGTTTGAAGAAGTACTGAATCTATTTGTTGTATTACGTGAACAGCAGGGACTGCAGGTGAATGGGACATTGTTAAAGcaaaatatttcaaagCGGCCCCAAATTGGTGAAAAAAGATCTTTATCACCCAAGGTTGTGGAATTCAATGTTCCCACATATGAAAATGAGGTCAGTGCCAATAGATGTGATGAAAACCTGGAATTGACCGCGGATGAAGTTCTTCCGCTTAAAAaaaagagaagaaagagctcGAGAAGAGAGTCTTTATTTATTGCGTCCGATTTTGATTTCTCAAATGACAGTTTTGAAAATGCACTGAAAGACTTCGAGACTCCTAAACCAAATAAGGCAAACCGCCAGACTTCTAACGAGGAATCAACCAGTAAGGCGGATAATGGCACATCTGGGGTAGATGAGGAAGATTCTGCCAACCTACGAAATGACACTGAGGAGGGCAATACCTCCGCGACTTCAACTGGAGCACCAGCAACAGTCAATAATAACGACAGCAAtcaaaaagaagaaaatcTTGACGTAAATAATAGGAACAATGAAGACAATGAAAACAGGAAGGAAAACGGCAGCGAAGAGGCTAACGAGAACAATGAACATAATACTGACAAAAACGAAGAAAATCAACAAGATGAAGCAGCAAACTTTACGCATTCAATAATTGAGTACTTTATACCAGAAGAATGTGATGACGAAGTCCTTGATACTACCAACAGCAGCAGGTCAAAACTTGAAATTTTCCATGACTCAAGTAATGGTTCATCTACAGAAACAAAAATAATTAATGGAACTGAACCTCATAATAAATTATCACCATCGCAGCCGTCCTTTGTACAGATACCAGTGTCTTCACAATCAAAGATAAAGCATTCCATGAAACCACGCAGGTCAAACCAGAAGAAAATTGTTGACGAAGTGATGCCTCAAAATGGGTATAGTGATGATACACAAAGGCCTAGGCGGACGCGTGGCAAAGCGGTGGACTACAAGTGGCCCTCGTTAAGAGCCAAAATGAGACGACCTACAGACGAATTGGTAGATGCTACAACTGTTACCGATATACATGAATTACAAGTCCCTTCTAACCGCAAGCTGAAAAAGTCCAGGACTGATTCAGACTTGTCAGACGGAGAAGAAGATATAGCTTCCATAGCACAAGAAGAAAACATTAATAAAATACCAATTGCACTCCAGGAACCAGAAATTATAGATAAAACAAACTCTCCAAGCGCGCATAACATACCATCAAATCTAGCGGAAACGAATGCCATTGATAAGCCAATAAGAAAGCCAATGTTACTGAAAGACATCACTAACAAGCAGCCTGCTGTGCAAAAAACTAAGAAATTGCTTTCCAAGAAAGTTGTTGCAGATAACGTCAATGATGAGAACTCTTATTTTCTAGAGGATAGTTCCATTAACAGCTTTCGCCTGAATGAAGATGATCTCTCTGTCTTCGATTTAATTAGCGACATGAAGTGCAGCAATTTACCGAAAACTCACAGAGCCAAAGCAAGAGCGGAACGTCAAGAAATTAAGAAATCTTCTGCAGTTGTCTATAATAAGTAA
- the DAD2 gene encoding Dad2p (Syntenic homolog of Ashbya gossypii ADR217C; Syntenic homolog of Saccharomyces cerevisiae YKR083C (DAD2)) has product MNKDTQMLSIAHQSKKQELAYLQHITKLTDRLKLQLDKLSEQIKQMHDNAECVSEIMKNWDSIIKSISQASLSLLQYTENDYEFGSWDTTNRDNSENEPPLPETLVRVKVTNDDQQ; this is encoded by the coding sequence ATGAATAAAGACACACAAATGCTCTCAATTGCCCATCAAAGCAAAAAGCAGGAGCTTGCTTATTTGCAGCACATTACTAAATTGACAGATAGGCTAAAACTACAACTTGATAAGCTTTCTGAACAGATTAAACAAATGCACGATAACGCTGAATGTGTGTCTGAAATAATGAAGAATTGGGATTCGATAATTAAATCAATTTCACAGGCATCTTTATCTCTTTTACAATATACGGAGAATGACTATGAATTCGGTAGCTGGGATACAACAAATAGAGATAATTCGGAGAACGAACCTCCTCTACCTGAAACCTTAGTAAGAGTAAAAGTCACGAATGATGATCAACAATAG